GTCCTGTCANNNNNNNNNNNNNNNNNNNNNNNNNNNNNNNNNNNNNNNNNNNNNNNNNNNNNNNNNNNNNNNNNNNNNNNNNNNNNNNNNNNNNNNNNNNNNNNNNNNNGAGACAGGACGGAGCAGGATTTAGAGCCAGCTGTGAGCGGAGTGATCAGCTGTGAAGCTGGATTAAGTTACTCTTTCCTGAATATCTTCCCAAGCATCCCGCTGATCTTCTTTGAGGCTTTGACAACAGCAGGGCAGGCCGGAGTATCTACAGTCAGGCTTTTCGGTTGAATGCCAAGCACAGTCACTTCGCAGCCCATGGTTTTGATGCAGTAATCCGCCAGGATTTTGATCGGCAGTCTGTGGGTGGAAAATGAGACTCCATCTATCCCGTCAAGGGTTAATATTTCCACTGATCCTGGTTTCTTTCCGAAATCTGCGGCATCGATGATCAGGATGTGGGACGGTTTGAATTTGCGGATTTCACCTGTTACGTTTTCTGGAGCTGTGAATCCTTTGAAAGTTTTCACAGGGATCCTGAAGGATTTTCTGACTCTGTCTATTTCCTGAATCGCGAGAATGCCTGCGATATCATCGCCTGCGTGTTCGGATCCTACGCCGAGTATGGCAAGTTTTCCGGAATTTTCAAGCTTTTTTTTCAGGGACAGGACTGTCGACATTGATATCGATTCGCAATGATTTTGTATCAAAAGCTGCCAGTTCGAACAGGCTAGTAATTTCCAGAGCTTTCTTGGGGCATGAATCCACGCATTGCCCGCAATAAATACATTTACTCTGGTCAAGTTCGCAGTCGAAGATCTTTTCTCCGGCCTTGATAATGGTGATCGCGCCGGAGGGGCAGTCCCGCATGCACATTTTGCAGCCGATGCAGAGATTCTTGTGAAAGCAGGGGCGTCCCCTGAATCCCTTAGGCATTCCGGACTTGTCAGTGGCCGGATAATCCAGGGTGGCGGGTTTTTTAAACAGCAGTCCCAGCACGAAATCAGTCATTTTTCCAGGTAGTTTCATAGGAATAGTTACAAAACTCCTTTTCGAGTGATTTGCATATTGAGGTCAGCCAATTCTGGCATTAGTTTTGTTAGTATTCCTTGAGCTTTTGTCATTTGCATGATGCTCATTTGGGCAGAAATCCTTTAATGAAAAGATTCAAGACTATCTGCAGGAAAGCCACTGGAGCGAGGTAAGTCCAGCAGAAGCTGATCATCTGATCTATACGCAGCCTTGCGACAACTGTGCGTGCCACAGCCAGCAGACAGATGATCAGGAGCGATTTCAGGATGTAAAGAACGAATCCGATGCCTGCT
This DNA window, taken from Candidatus Wallbacteria bacterium, encodes the following:
- a CDS encoding hydrogenase 3 maturation endopeptidase HyCI, yielding MSTVLSLKKKLENSGKLAILGVGSEHAGDDIAGILAIQEIDRVRKSFRIPVKTFKGFTAPENVTGEIRKFKPSHILIIDAADFGKKPGSVEILTLDGIDGVSFSTHRLPIKILADYCIKTMGCEVTVLGIQPKSLTVDTPACPAVVKASKKISGMLGKIFRKE
- a CDS encoding 4Fe-4S binding protein; this translates as MKLPGKMTDFVLGLLFKKPATLDYPATDKSGMPKGFRGRPCFHKNLCIGCKMCMRDCPSGAITIIKAGEKIFDCELDQSKCIYCGQCVDSCPKKALEITSLFELAAFDTKSLRIDINVDSPVPEKKA